The region TTAAATAATTAACTTTGATACAGCGAAAAGAGGGATTCCCCGTTAGCGCGATTTATAATCCGTGCAAAACGCTAGAAATCTGCAGTAATTAATATAGTGTAGGGCTTAAGCAGGATCAGGCATATTTTAACCCAAAAGTAAAAATTCATATAAACAATGAGGACATTCTATATGTTGGGAATTCTGGACTGGAAAGCGTTTGGAGCTATTAATCGTAGCATATGCGCTTTTACATCCCTTTAGTTATTTGGCTTGAGGGTTATTTGCAGGAATACAGGAATGAATTATCTGGGAAGTAATTAGTATAAAATATAAATAAAACGATGGAGAAAAAGAAACGTATAGCATTGGTTGCGCATGATAACCGAAAAAAAGACCTTATTGAATGGGTTGACTGGAACCGGGAGATTCTATGTATGCATGAGTTAGTATGTACAGGAACAACCGGTAAACTTGTTGAGAACATATTGAATAACGAACAAACAGATAAAAGAGATGAAATAATTACAATCAAAAAATTAAAATCAGGTCCGCTGGGTGGCGATCAACAACTGGGAGCCATGATTTCGGAAAGCCAGATTGATATCCTCATTTTTTTCTGGGATCCTATGGAACAACAACCGCATGACGTGGATGTAAAAGCGCTATTGAGAATTGCAGTGCTGTATAACATTACAACCGCGAGTAATCGTGCTACTGCCGACTTTATTATCTCTTCCAGATTATTTAATGAAGCTTATAAACCCATGATAA is a window of Salinivirga cyanobacteriivorans DNA encoding:
- a CDS encoding methylglyoxal synthase; the protein is MEKKKRIALVAHDNRKKDLIEWVDWNREILCMHELVCTGTTGKLVENILNNEQTDKRDEIITIKKLKSGPLGGDQQLGAMISESQIDILIFFWDPMEQQPHDVDVKALLRIAVLYNITTASNRATADFIISSRLFNEAYKPMIKDYSKYIMRNTET